The window AAGAGTTCTCGGAAAAACTTATTATCCGTTTAATGTGCGCTATGATGAGCGTTTCATTTATTTCCGCACGATATTCTTATTTATACCTGGTTGAAGGTGTTTTAAAATTAGGCCTTCCTAATTTTTTAAACCAAATCATTGCACTTACCTTTAGATACTTCTTTATGATACGTGAAGATGTGGATAAAACCTCAAAAGCTATGAATGCACGCTGTTTCGATAATGCACCGTTTTTTACAAAACTTTCAAGCTATGGAGAAATGATAGGCGGCTTTTTTTTAAAATCCTCCGACCACGGCGAAAAGGTTTACAACGCAATGCGTTCCAGAGGTTTTACTGCGGAAAGTAAATTTAAAACCGAAAAAATAAATTCGCTACGGAATATTGCATATCTTATAATTTGTGCTGCAATTTTTATAGCTCTAACTGTTTTTGACAGATTTGCGGAGGTAAAATGGCTATTTTAATTAAAGATTTATCTTATACATATCCCGACGGCAGACAGGCCCTAAAAAATGTAAATATGGAATTTCAAACCGGAAAAAAGACTGCAATTGTAGGTTTAAACGGTTCGGGAAAATCAACCCTTCTTTATCATCTGAACGGAACAATACTGCCGCAAACGGGAAGCGTAAGCGTTTTAGGCGAAGAAGTTTGTAAAAAGAATTTAAATTCCATTAGAAAAAAGGCTGGGTTTTTATTCGACTACCCCGACCATCAGCTTTTTTTAACCACCGTTTATGAAGACATAGGCTTCGGATTAAAAAATCTCGGGAAGGATAAAAACGCGACGGCTTCAGCTGTAGATAAAATTTTATCGGAGCTTAATATCGGCCATTTAAAAGATTACCCTCCGTATCAATTAAGTTTGGGGCAAAAAAAGATTTGCGCAATTGCAGGAATATTGGTAATGCAGCCTGAAATAATAATTTGCGACGAACCTTTTTCAGGTTTGGACAGCAGGGTAAAAGAAAATTTTAAAAATATTCTCGACGATTTTTCCGCAAAAGGGAAGACAATAATTTTTTCCACTCACGATCAGGAATTTTGTTATGAATGGGCCGATAATATTTTTATTATGAATAAGGGCGAAATAATAGCCTCCGGCGAAACGGTAAATATCTTCAATAATAAAGAAATATTGGAAAAGGCCGGACTGGTTATGCCTAAACTTGCACGCCTTTTCGGAAACAGAAATCCGGCTCCCAGAAACGTAGAAGAAGCCTTAAATCCTGTGTAGATTTTTTTTATTTTTTCTATATTTCCTATTGACATTATTATAAAAATACTATATACTCTCTTTTCGTCGGCTATGTGCCGGTTTATGTCTCCTTCGTCTAGTGGTTAGGACATCGGGTTTTCATCCCGACAACAGGGGTTCAATTCCCCTAGGAGATGCTTTAGAAAAGCTCTGAAGTATTTTGTAAATCTTCAGAGCTTTTTTTATGTCTTTTTCCCTTTAAAAGAGGATTTTTTTGATAACGGCTAAATAAAGAAAATTATTAAGTTTTCCGTATATATTCCGAAACTCTAAATGCGGAGTTTTCAAATGAGGAAGATAAAAAAGAAATTTATATTTTTTTTAGTTTCGGTATTAAGCATTATTTCCGTCTTTGCCGAACAGGATGAATATGTATACGGTCAACTTGTAGAAACTATATCTCGTGTAGGAATACCTAAAATTGAAGGCAGATATATAATATTTACCGCTTCAGGAAAAAGACATGCGGGGATTTCATTTGCCCATGAAGATTACAGGCATATCCATTCCTTTAAAAAATTGGTTCGTTCCGATTTTCAAAGCGATGCCGAAAATCAAATTTTATTTTATATTTTTCAAATTCCTGACGGCATAGGAGAAATCCGCTACAGACTTGTAATCGACGGCCTTTGGTCTTCGGACCCTGAAAACCCCGATTCGGTTTTCGATTATACTCATGGAATGAGCGTATCGGTCGTAAACGTTCCTTTTTATAAAGAATATAAAACTTCTATAGAAGGAAAAAACCTTGTAAGGTTTACATATATAGGAGAAGCAAAACAAAGAATAAAACTGGCGGGGACTTTCAATAATTGGGACCCTTTTATGTACGAAATGGAAGAGGTTGTTCCGGGCAGATATGAGCTTGCTTTAAATTTACCTAAAGGGACTTGGTTTTATGCCTATTTTTCGGGAAGTATGCAGCTGCCCGATTCTACAAATAAAAACTATGTTTATACTGCCGACGGCCGCAGGGCTTCGGTAATTACAATTCAATAAACCGGAGAAATTTTATGCACAAATACATAATTCAAGGCGGCTTTCCCGTTAAGGGAACAATTAAGGCAAGCGGCAATAAAAACGCGGCACTTCCCTGCATTGCGGCGGCTCTTCTTTCGGAGGAAGCCGTTATTTTAAAAAATATTCCCGAAATAGAAGATGTCTTTGTAATGCTTAAAGTGTTTGAGGCTTTGGGAGGCATAACCGAAAAACTTGAAAAGAATATTTTTAAGCTTCAAATGAAAAAAATCAAATCAAGTGAAATTCCTGAAGAATTGGCGGCAAAAATACGGGCATCTATCTTATTTGCAGGACCTCTTCTTGCAAGAACGGGCAAGGCCGTCCTTCCCCCTCCCGGAGGAGATGTAATAGGAAGAAGAAGACTGGATACTCACTTTTTAGCTCTGACGGAACTCGGCGCAAGGGTTGAAACGGACCAAAATTTTTCATTTATTGCACACAAATTAAAGGGGTCGGATATGTTTTTAGATGAAGCTTCCGTTACCGCTACGGAAAATGCGGTTATGGCGGCTTGTCTTGCGGAAGGAACTACAATTATTACAAATGCGGCAAGCGAACCGCATGTTCAGGAACTTTGCATAATGCTGAATAAAATGGGAGCTAAAATTTCAGGCGTGGGCTCCAATATTCTTACTATCGAAGGAGTGGAAAAGCTGGGCGGTACGGAGCATAAAATAGGTCCCGATTATATGGAAATAGGCTCATTTATAGGACTTGCAGCCGTTACCCGCGGACAGCTTAAAATTACCGATGTGGAACCTAAGGATATGCGTCCTCTAAAGGTGGCTTTCGGCAAGCTGGGTATAGGCTGGAGACTTGAAGGGTCAACTTTAACGGTACCTGACCAGCAGCGTATGCAGGTAAACTGCGACTTGGGCGGAATGATTCCTAAAATAGATGATGCTCCGTGGCCGGGTTTCCCTCCGGATTTAACCAGTATTATGACGGTAATTGCAACTCAAGTTGAAGGCACGGTTTTAATTCATGAAAAGATGTTTGAATCCAGAATGTTTTTTGTAGATAAACTAATAGGAATGGGTGCAAGGATAACCCTATGCGACCCGCATCGCGCAGTTATTTCAGGCCCCAGCGCCTTACACGGAAGCGAACTTGTTTCGCCGGATGTCCGCGCCGGTATGGCTATGGTGCTTGCCGCCTGCTGCGCCAGAGGTGAAAGCATTATACGCAATGTTTATCAAATTGAGCGCGGATACGAACATCTTGTAGAAAGGCTTCAATCCATAGGCGTAAAAATTACAAAAAAAGAATAAATTTTGTCTTACAGGCAGACTCCGTATTCAGTATAATACGGAGCCGAATTTAAAAAAAAGAATTAATCAGAAGCTAAAGTCTTTACGGTTTAAAGGCTTCTTTTATAACCGAGCTTAAATTTTCCGCAGTAAAAACGTTTTTTATATCAATATCAAAAGGCTCCGAATCGGAAAAAGGCGGCGAAAATACTTTTATAAAACCCATTCCTTGAGCGGTTTTAATACGCGGTTTTAGCCGCTTAACCGGTCGTATTTCTCCCGCAAGGCTAAGCTCTCCTATATAAGCTTCATTTTGTTTTGCAGGGAGACCTGTTCTTGCGGAATAAAGGGCCAAGGCTATAGCCAAATCGGCAGCGGGTTCACGCAATCTTATTCCGCCTGCAACATTTATATAAATGTCCTGGTCCGAAAACTGTAAACCTATTCTTTTTTCCAAAACGGCGGCTATGCGGCTTACTCTGGCGGAATCTATCTTATCTGAAAACACGCGGGTAACGGCACCTTTTGCGGGTACGGTTAAGGCTTGTATTTCCACCATAAAGACTCTTGAGCCTTCAAAAACGGGTACTGCCGCGGAACCTGCCGGAAGGGCTCCCGTTCTTCCAGTTATAAAAAGAGATGAAGGGTCTTCAATCGGTTTTAAGCCGAATTCGTCCATGGAAAAAATACCAAGTTCGTCAACGGAACCGAAGCGGTTTTTTAATGCCCGCAAAAATCTTACATCATCTTCGGTACGTTCAAAAGAAATTACGGTATCGACTAAATGCTCCAACACCTTAGGCCCTGCTATATTTCCGTCTTTTGTAACATGTGCGGTTAAAAAAAGTACGCTGTCTCTCTCTTTTACCCAAGACACAAGCTCGTGAGCGCAAAGCTTTAGCTGATTAATCGTACCAGGAATTGCACCTGCATCTGCGGAATACATAGTTTGAATGGAATCTATGACTACAAAAACGGGGTTTACCTTATTTAAAACTCGCTCCACGTCTTCAAATTTACAAGTACATAAAAGTTCGATATTTTTTAACGGAAGAGCCAGCCTGTCGGCTCTGGCACGTATTTGTCCGCCCGATTCTTCTCCTGAAACATAAAGCACCTTTTTTCCGCAAAAAGCTGCGGCTTGTAAAAGAAGAGTGGACTTTCCTATACCGGGCTCTCCTCCTATTAAAACGGCTGAACGCTTTACCGCTCCTCCTCCCAAAACCCTGTCGAATTCCGGAATACCCGAACTTAAACGCACTGCATCGTTTGCTTCAACGGATTCAAGCGGAATTGAAGACGCCCGTTTTGAAAATTTTTCGGCTGAAAGTCCTTCTCCCCCCCGTACGGAAGGCGTATAGTCTTCGTTAAGTGTAACTTCTTCAAATGTATTCCATTCCCCGCAATCGGGGCATCTTCCGAGCCAGCGGGGCTGAGTGTATCCGCAATTAGAACATTTAAAAGCGGTTTCTCCGGTTTTCTTTTTTGACATAAATTTAATATACAAAAAGCCGTAAATTGTGTAAAGGGATAATGTCTTAACATGGTATTCGGAAAGACTGTTAAGTTATAGGTAAAAGCTTATAACGGTTCTCTTGAATTAACACGCATATTTTATTATAATACACTTTATGGAAAAAAAATACGCAATTTTAATTGACGGAGATAATATTACACCGTCGTATCTTGAAGCAATAATTTCGGAAGTTTCAAAAGAAGGCGATGTTTTAATAAAAAGACTTTACGGAGACTGGACTACACCTAATATGAACGGCTGGAAGATATGGCTTGAAAAAGTTCCCATACGTCCCGTTCAGCAATTCAGAAACGGTCCCAATGCAACCGATAATAC is drawn from Treponema pedis and contains these coding sequences:
- a CDS encoding energy-coupling factor transporter transmembrane component T family protein translates to MKILNLRSAPQVTLTILVLFLFYLSAVKHLEILIIWLIIIIGVILIFSKEKIRNLKSVLGVLPFIIMVLIPFFIHGFSWDSLEQKEFSEKLIIRLMCAMMSVSFISARYSYLYLVEGVLKLGLPNFLNQIIALTFRYFFMIREDVDKTSKAMNARCFDNAPFFTKLSSYGEMIGGFFLKSSDHGEKVYNAMRSRGFTAESKFKTEKINSLRNIAYLIICAAIFIALTVFDRFAEVKWLF
- a CDS encoding energy-coupling factor ABC transporter ATP-binding protein, whose product is MAILIKDLSYTYPDGRQALKNVNMEFQTGKKTAIVGLNGSGKSTLLYHLNGTILPQTGSVSVLGEEVCKKNLNSIRKKAGFLFDYPDHQLFLTTVYEDIGFGLKNLGKDKNATASAVDKILSELNIGHLKDYPPYQLSLGQKKICAIAGILVMQPEIIICDEPFSGLDSRVKENFKNILDDFSAKGKTIIFSTHDQEFCYEWADNIFIMNKGEIIASGETVNIFNNKEILEKAGLVMPKLARLFGNRNPAPRNVEEALNPV
- a CDS encoding isoamylase; this encodes MRKIKKKFIFFLVSVLSIISVFAEQDEYVYGQLVETISRVGIPKIEGRYIIFTASGKRHAGISFAHEDYRHIHSFKKLVRSDFQSDAENQILFYIFQIPDGIGEIRYRLVIDGLWSSDPENPDSVFDYTHGMSVSVVNVPFYKEYKTSIEGKNLVRFTYIGEAKQRIKLAGTFNNWDPFMYEMEEVVPGRYELALNLPKGTWFYAYFSGSMQLPDSTNKNYVYTADGRRASVITIQ
- the murA gene encoding UDP-N-acetylglucosamine 1-carboxyvinyltransferase — translated: MHKYIIQGGFPVKGTIKASGNKNAALPCIAAALLSEEAVILKNIPEIEDVFVMLKVFEALGGITEKLEKNIFKLQMKKIKSSEIPEELAAKIRASILFAGPLLARTGKAVLPPPGGDVIGRRRLDTHFLALTELGARVETDQNFSFIAHKLKGSDMFLDEASVTATENAVMAACLAEGTTIITNAASEPHVQELCIMLNKMGAKISGVGSNILTIEGVEKLGGTEHKIGPDYMEIGSFIGLAAVTRGQLKITDVEPKDMRPLKVAFGKLGIGWRLEGSTLTVPDQQRMQVNCDLGGMIPKIDDAPWPGFPPDLTSIMTVIATQVEGTVLIHEKMFESRMFFVDKLIGMGARITLCDPHRAVISGPSALHGSELVSPDVRAGMAMVLAACCARGESIIRNVYQIERGYEHLVERLQSIGVKITKKE
- the radA gene encoding DNA repair protein RadA; the encoded protein is MSKKKTGETAFKCSNCGYTQPRWLGRCPDCGEWNTFEEVTLNEDYTPSVRGGEGLSAEKFSKRASSIPLESVEANDAVRLSSGIPEFDRVLGGGAVKRSAVLIGGEPGIGKSTLLLQAAAFCGKKVLYVSGEESGGQIRARADRLALPLKNIELLCTCKFEDVERVLNKVNPVFVVIDSIQTMYSADAGAIPGTINQLKLCAHELVSWVKERDSVLFLTAHVTKDGNIAGPKVLEHLVDTVISFERTEDDVRFLRALKNRFGSVDELGIFSMDEFGLKPIEDPSSLFITGRTGALPAGSAAVPVFEGSRVFMVEIQALTVPAKGAVTRVFSDKIDSARVSRIAAVLEKRIGLQFSDQDIYINVAGGIRLREPAADLAIALALYSARTGLPAKQNEAYIGELSLAGEIRPVKRLKPRIKTAQGMGFIKVFSPPFSDSEPFDIDIKNVFTAENLSSVIKEAFKP